In Macadamia integrifolia cultivar HAES 741 chromosome 1, SCU_Mint_v3, whole genome shotgun sequence, a single window of DNA contains:
- the LOC122073262 gene encoding uncharacterized protein LOC122073262, with protein MFSFLFKRVPIGRTVRDSITQLGFLQNPSSLRSIFSKASRNENPFVVSYLISSYGLSPTAAISASRKVSFESSDRPDSVLTLFRNYGFTEVQISSLIRKWPSFLVANPTKTLLPKLEFFHSLGVSSPNIAKIFSNNPRVLYSSLENKIIPAFNFFKIFVGTVENVIIGLKRDARLINDIQNVAQNIAILRENGVPESNIVRLLTYYPKAMIPKNDWLKKIVEEIKQMGLDLSKHMFMRALYGFTSMKKSTWKQKLEAYRRWGFSDNEILLAFGRYPCFMTMS; from the coding sequence ATGTTTAGTTTCCTCTTCAAAAGAGTCCCAATTGGGAGAACTGTAAGAGATTCAATAACCCAACTGGGTTTTCTGCAAAACCCTTCATCTCTCAGATCCATCTTCTCAAAAGCCTCAAGAAATGAGAACCCTTTTGTGGTCTCTTACCTCATCAGCTCATATGGGCTCTCACCCACAGCTGCCATCTCTGCATCCAGGAAGGTTAGTTTTGAATCCTCTGATAGACCAGACTCGGTTCTTACCCTCTTCAGAAACTATGGATTCACCGAAGTGCAGATTTCCAGTCTCATTAGAAAGTGGCCATCATTCCTCGTTGCGAATCCTACGAAAACCCTTCTCCCTAAACTAGAGTTCTTCCATTCGTTAGGCGTTTCGAGCCCTAACATTGCCAAAATCTTCTCCAACAACCCAAGGGTTTTGTACTCTAGCTTAGAAAACAAAATCATTCCAgcttttaatttctttaagATTTTTGTTGGGACAGTGGAGAATGTTATTATTGGTCTAAAACGTGATGCTCGTCTCATCAATGATATACAGAATGTGGCTCAAAATATTGCAATCTTGAGAGAAAATGGAGTCCCTGAGTCTAATATCGTGCGTTTACTAACTTATTATCCCAAAGCCATGATACCTAAAAATGATTGGCTCAAAAAGATAGTTGAGGAGATTAAGCAAATGGGTTTGGACCTTTCAAAACACATGTTTATGCGTGCTCTCTATGGGTTTACATCAATGAAAAAATCAACATGGAAGCAGAAATTGGAGGCTTATCGAAGGTGGGGTTTTTCTGATAATGAGATTCTCTTGGCATTTGGAAGGTATCCTTGTTTTATGACAATGTCTTAG